The following are encoded in a window of Carya illinoinensis cultivar Pawnee chromosome 15, C.illinoinensisPawnee_v1, whole genome shotgun sequence genomic DNA:
- the LOC122297122 gene encoding uncharacterized protein LOC122297122, with the protein MLKTPEHSSGSSKPKPASLFVSMSIFMALCAERAGRVSRKLKAKTTRRMTTGTAHARKTEHHTSPTLTSRPKQLLSTISNKAIRFMHPKKVGEEGTDAGRTDQPEEWGDGGVWQKTILMGDKCEPLNFSGVIYYDSYGNQLNEVPPRSPRASPLPGYLTRAGKSDYQTSEL; encoded by the coding sequence ATGCTAAAAACACCAGAACATAGCTCCGGCTCGTCGAAGCCGAAACCGGCCAGCTTGTTCGTCTCCATGTCCATTTTCATGGCTCTATGCGCCGAGAGAGCTGGCCGAGTCTCCCGCAAGCTCAAAGCCAAGACGACGAGGAGGATGACGACCGGGACCGCTCACGCTCGGAAAACGGAGCATCATACGTCCCCGACGTTAACTTCCCGGCCGAAGCAGCTCCTGTCCACCATCAGCAACAAGGCTATCAGGTTCATGCACCCGAAAAAGGTCGGTGAGGAGGGAACTGACGCTGGCCGGACCGATCAACCGGAGGAGTGGGGTGACGGTGGGGTGTGGCAAAAGACGATCTTGATGGGCGACAAGTGTGAGCCGTTGAATTTCTCTGGCGTAATTTATTACGATAGTTACGGAAATCAGCTGAACGAAGTGCCTCCAAGGTCGCCGCGTGCCAGTCCTCTGCCCGGGTATCTCACCCGTGCGGGGAAATCAGACTATCAGACTTCAGAGCTTTGA